In the genome of Chryseobacterium oryzae, one region contains:
- a CDS encoding TAT-variant-translocated molybdopterin oxidoreductase translates to MASNKIQFRSIHELKDPALNNKLAQKEFQEEIPVEDFLEGAQKNESGTSRRDFLKLLGFSTAAVTLAACEAPVIKTIPYVVKPHEIIPGIPNYYASTYFDGFDFASVLVKTREGRPIKIEPNPVAGDLGKTNARAQASVLSLYDNDKVKQPKLDGKDETFDKVDDFVIKGLNEAQASGKKIVLLSHSFASPTFKKLFSEFKAKYPTAELVTYDAFPYSAGLDAAQEVFGTRALPVYDFKGTELVVSFQADFLGDYNASGLESSYAAARTPGANMLRHVQVESNMSLTGANADERIRLKPSLVNKTLVEVYNAVVGGGSSDKVASGIAKELQAKGSKAVVFADGSKAAQVLAHLINQKLGSVAFTGKANFLKEFDKARFQEFLGWVNAGQVGVLITNNVDPIYSYNKGNDFKKSLEKVPYVIAVTDKKNEMYKAAKAVIPVANWLESWGDLEPQTGVYTLMQPTIQKIYKSRQIEESLLVWKNGKNNAANNYYDYLKANAASILGGTSFNKALYNGFVNSANATSLAYAGGNANQAIAELGNFKASDLELVLYTKTSMGDGTQANNPWLQELPDPLTRMSWDNYLTISPKDAERLGIENDLNARMQLDGSVVNLTVNGVKVENIPVFIQPGQADGSVGLAVGYGKKDSGATADTGVNAYPLYDGSNLAVSNVAIEKTGEDHEFAGIQLQNTLMGRYDIAKEVPLAEFINVPFDDEHKGWNKPLEYHTISGALPAGKIDLWDAFDDTDGPHFNLSIDLNSCTGCGACIIACQAENNVPVVGKEEIRMSRDMYWLRIDRYYSSKQKVDVYDGLKEGMSVPELYGSRVLGIEGALENPAENPDVIFQPVMCQHCNHAPCETVCPVAATSHGKQGQNHMAYNRCIGTRYCANNCPYKVRRFNWFTYNLNDKFDFNMNNDLGRMVLNPDVVVRTRGVMEKCSMCIQMTQNTILEAKKEGRKVVDGEFQTACSKACSTGSMKFGDMNDKGSEVRKLYSDNRRYYLLEEIGTKPNVFYHTKVRNRVEK, encoded by the coding sequence ATGGCTTCAAACAAAATACAATTTAGAAGTATTCACGAACTTAAAGATCCGGCTTTAAATAATAAGCTGGCTCAGAAAGAGTTCCAAGAAGAAATTCCGGTAGAAGATTTCTTAGAAGGTGCTCAGAAGAACGAATCCGGAACGTCAAGAAGAGATTTCTTGAAACTGTTAGGATTCTCTACAGCAGCAGTTACACTTGCTGCCTGTGAAGCACCGGTAATCAAAACGATTCCTTACGTGGTAAAACCACACGAAATTATTCCGGGTATTCCTAATTATTACGCTTCAACTTATTTTGATGGATTCGATTTTGCAAGTGTTTTAGTAAAAACACGCGAAGGAAGACCTATTAAAATTGAACCCAATCCTGTTGCGGGAGATTTAGGTAAAACAAATGCAAGAGCTCAGGCAAGTGTACTTTCTCTTTATGATAATGATAAAGTAAAACAACCTAAGCTAGACGGTAAAGATGAAACTTTTGATAAAGTAGACGATTTTGTTATCAAAGGTCTTAATGAAGCTCAGGCTTCAGGAAAAAAGATTGTTTTGCTGTCGCATTCTTTTGCTTCACCAACATTCAAAAAATTATTTTCTGAATTTAAAGCAAAATATCCTACTGCCGAACTGGTAACTTACGATGCTTTTCCATATTCTGCAGGTTTAGATGCAGCACAGGAGGTATTTGGTACAAGAGCATTACCAGTATATGATTTTAAAGGAACAGAATTAGTTGTTTCTTTCCAGGCAGACTTCTTAGGAGATTATAATGCATCAGGTTTAGAGTCATCTTATGCTGCGGCTAGAACTCCGGGAGCAAATATGTTAAGACACGTTCAGGTTGAATCTAATATGTCTTTAACAGGAGCTAATGCAGACGAGAGAATCAGACTGAAACCAAGCTTGGTTAACAAAACTTTGGTGGAAGTTTACAATGCAGTTGTAGGAGGAGGTTCTTCAGATAAAGTTGCTTCAGGTATTGCAAAAGAACTTCAGGCGAAAGGTAGCAAAGCTGTCGTTTTTGCAGACGGTTCTAAAGCGGCTCAGGTCTTAGCACATTTAATCAACCAAAAATTAGGTTCTGTTGCTTTCACTGGTAAAGCAAACTTCCTAAAAGAATTTGACAAAGCAAGATTCCAGGAATTTTTAGGATGGGTAAATGCAGGTCAGGTTGGTGTTTTAATCACAAACAATGTAGATCCAATCTATTCTTACAATAAAGGAAATGATTTCAAAAAATCTTTAGAAAAAGTTCCTTATGTAATTGCGGTTACTGATAAAAAGAACGAAATGTATAAAGCAGCGAAAGCTGTAATACCAGTAGCTAACTGGCTAGAGTCTTGGGGAGATTTAGAACCTCAGACAGGTGTTTATACATTAATGCAGCCAACAATTCAGAAAATCTATAAATCTAGACAGATTGAAGAATCTTTATTGGTTTGGAAAAACGGTAAAAACAATGCTGCTAATAATTATTATGATTATTTGAAAGCAAACGCTGCATCTATCCTTGGTGGTACTTCTTTTAATAAAGCACTATATAATGGTTTTGTAAACTCTGCGAATGCAACTTCTTTAGCGTATGCAGGAGGAAATGCAAATCAGGCGATTGCAGAATTAGGAAACTTTAAAGCTTCAGATTTAGAATTAGTTTTATATACAAAGACTTCAATGGGAGACGGAACTCAGGCAAACAATCCTTGGTTGCAGGAATTACCGGATCCGTTAACAAGAATGTCTTGGGATAACTATTTAACTATTTCTCCAAAAGATGCTGAAAGATTAGGCATTGAGAACGATTTGAATGCAAGAATGCAGTTAGATGGTTCTGTAGTGAATCTTACAGTAAATGGCGTTAAAGTTGAAAATATTCCGGTATTCATTCAGCCAGGTCAAGCAGACGGATCTGTTGGTCTTGCAGTAGGTTATGGTAAAAAAGATTCTGGTGCTACAGCTGATACAGGAGTAAATGCTTATCCATTATACGATGGATCTAACTTAGCGGTTTCTAATGTTGCCATTGAGAAAACAGGTGAAGATCATGAGTTTGCTGGAATTCAGCTTCAAAATACTTTAATGGGTCGTTATGATATTGCTAAGGAAGTTCCTTTGGCTGAATTTATTAACGTACCTTTCGATGATGAGCATAAAGGTTGGAATAAACCATTGGAATATCACACCATAAGTGGGGCACTTCCAGCGGGTAAAATAGACCTTTGGGATGCTTTTGATGACACAGACGGCCCTCACTTTAATTTATCTATAGACTTGAACTCTTGTACTGGTTGTGGAGCATGTATCATTGCTTGTCAGGCAGAAAACAATGTTCCAGTTGTAGGAAAAGAAGAAATAAGAATGTCTAGAGATATGTATTGGTTAAGAATTGACCGCTACTATTCTTCTAAACAGAAAGTTGATGTTTATGACGGATTGAAAGAAGGAATGTCTGTTCCGGAACTTTACGGAAGCAGAGTTTTAGGTATTGAAGGAGCTTTAGAAAATCCTGCAGAAAATCCTGATGTTATCTTCCAGCCGGTGATGTGTCAGCATTGTAACCACGCTCCGTGTGAAACTGTTTGTCCGGTTGCGGCAACATCTCATGGTAAGCAAGGACAAAACCACATGGCTTACAACAGATGTATCGGTACAAGATATTGTGCGAACAACTGTCCATATAAAGTTAGACGTTTCAACTGGTTTACATATAACTTGAATGACAAGTTCGATTTCAACATGAATAACGATCTTGGAAGAATGGTTCTTAATCCTGATGTTGTTGTAAGAACAAGAGGGGTTATGGAGAAATGTTCTATGTGTATCCAAATGACTCAGAATACCATACTTGAAGCTAAGAAAGAAGGTAGAAAAGTGGTAGACGGTGAATTCCAAACAGCTTGTTCTAAGGCTTGTTCTACAGGTTCTATGAAGTTTGGAGATATGAATGATAAAGGATCTGAAGTTAGAAAACTATATTCTGATAACAGAAGATATTATTTACTTGAAGAGATCGGAACAAAACCAAATGTGTTCTATCATACTAAAGTAAGAAACAGAGTAGAAAAATAA
- a CDS encoding c-type cytochrome yields MISWRKHYKKGLVAIGLLLSTSASIYGQAGDPKNGEKLFKANCTACHALDKQVVGPALKGVVDRLKKDQGLNTDWLHKWIKDNVALRASGDKYANEVFEKHNKTVMQQFPNLSDKDIDDILEYTTNPPAPDTDKAADATKAGADTAQAPASNNTTSNVAIISLLAIAGLLVWILIKLRQLVKLGQSEELSGLNETRVKSFSEIYAKYHYVGKGLLAILAILATYGIWNWIMWIGVYKGYKPEQPIYFSHKIHAGEQKIDCQLCHSSAKYGKVSEIPSMNVCMNCHRTISEYNGKYLEPGKDKAFYDGEIQKIYAATGWDPAKQQYTGKTTPVEWTRIHNMPDFVYFNHSQHVIAGEQAIINSFNKKNPDNKIDVVCKACHGKIDTMNVVQMANDFTMGWCIECHRTTEIDMNNGYNKEYFKNLHEKLKKQYPKDGGKITVDAIGGLECGKCHY; encoded by the coding sequence ATGATTAGTTGGAGAAAGCATTATAAAAAAGGGCTGGTTGCAATAGGATTATTGCTGTCAACAAGTGCTTCAATTTACGGGCAAGCCGGCGATCCTAAAAACGGCGAAAAACTTTTCAAGGCAAATTGTACAGCGTGTCACGCACTAGACAAACAGGTTGTAGGACCCGCATTGAAAGGTGTTGTTGATAGATTGAAAAAAGATCAAGGGCTTAATACAGATTGGCTTCATAAGTGGATTAAAGACAATGTAGCTTTAAGAGCTTCTGGCGACAAGTATGCCAATGAAGTTTTCGAAAAGCACAACAAAACTGTGATGCAGCAATTTCCAAATCTTTCGGATAAGGATATTGATGATATTTTAGAGTACACAACTAATCCGCCTGCTCCGGATACAGATAAAGCTGCAGATGCTACCAAAGCGGGTGCAGATACAGCGCAGGCTCCAGCAAGTAATAATACCACTTCTAATGTTGCTATTATTTCACTTTTGGCAATTGCTGGTCTTTTGGTTTGGATTTTAATCAAATTAAGACAGCTTGTAAAATTAGGTCAGTCTGAAGAATTATCAGGGCTTAATGAAACAAGAGTAAAATCTTTCAGCGAAATCTATGCAAAATATCATTACGTTGGTAAAGGGCTATTAGCAATTTTGGCGATTTTGGCAACTTATGGTATTTGGAACTGGATAATGTGGATTGGTGTTTACAAAGGATATAAACCAGAGCAACCAATTTATTTCTCTCACAAAATTCACGCTGGTGAACAGAAAATCGACTGTCAGCTTTGTCACTCAAGTGCTAAATACGGTAAAGTATCCGAAATTCCTTCGATGAATGTTTGTATGAACTGTCACAGAACAATTTCAGAATACAACGGTAAATACCTTGAACCAGGAAAAGATAAAGCATTCTATGATGGTGAAATCCAGAAAATTTATGCTGCAACAGGTTGGGATCCTGCAAAACAACAATATACAGGTAAAACAACTCCTGTAGAATGGACGAGAATTCACAATATGCCGGATTTCGTTTACTTTAATCACTCTCAACACGTTATTGCTGGTGAACAGGCGATTATCAATTCATTCAACAAGAAAAATCCTGACAACAAAATTGACGTAGTTTGTAAAGCTTGTCACGGAAAAATCGATACCATGAATGTTGTACAAATGGCGAACGACTTTACGATGGGATGGTGTATCGAATGTCATAGAACGACAGAAATCGATATGAACAACGGTTATAATAAAGAATACTTCAAAAATCTACACGAAAAGCTTAAAAAGCAATACCCTAAAGATGGCGGTAAGATTACTGTAGATGCAATTGGAGGTCTTGAATGTGGTAAATGTCATTATTAA
- the nrfD gene encoding NrfD/PsrC family molybdoenzyme membrane anchor subunit, producing the protein MSGHYEAPIREPLIIGHKTYHDITEDIARPIEERAGKLWWISLYAALVLFIYGFGCIAYTIGTGIGAWGLNRTINWGWDITNFVWWVGIGHAGTLISAVLLLFRQRWRMSVNRSAEAMTIFAVVQAAIFPVIHMGRVWVGYWVFPLPNQFGSLWGNFNSPLLWDVFAISTYFSVSTVFWFMGLIPDFAMIRDRAKTPWTKKIYTFLAFGWGGKAKHWQRFEELSLVLAGLATPLVFSVHTTVSFDFATSVIKGWHSTIYPPYFVAGAIFSGFAMVQTLLLVARKVCHLEDYITMYHIEIMNIVIILTGGMVTVAYATEYFIGWYSGSRYEDFTYLSPGAAVGPYWWAFWSLIICNLVIPASFWFKRLRTNIIWTFIVALIINIGMWFERFDIIVINLSRDYLPGSWTMFKPTIIDVGVYLGTIGFFSVLFLLYARTFPVIAQAELKSILKISGETYKAKEGDEHH; encoded by the coding sequence ATGTCAGGACATTACGAAGCTCCGATAAGGGAACCTCTGATTATTGGTCACAAAACTTATCACGATATCACAGAAGATATTGCACGACCTATCGAAGAAAGAGCAGGTAAATTATGGTGGATTTCACTATATGCAGCCTTGGTTCTGTTCATCTACGGATTTGGCTGTATCGCTTACACTATCGGGACAGGTATTGGAGCATGGGGGCTTAACAGAACTATTAACTGGGGTTGGGATATTACCAACTTTGTATGGTGGGTAGGTATTGGTCACGCCGGTACACTAATCTCAGCGGTATTATTATTATTTAGACAAAGATGGAGAATGTCGGTAAACCGTTCTGCAGAAGCGATGACAATCTTCGCTGTTGTACAGGCGGCTATCTTCCCGGTAATTCACATGGGTAGAGTTTGGGTAGGTTATTGGGTATTCCCTTTACCGAACCAGTTCGGTTCTCTTTGGGGTAACTTTAACTCTCCTCTACTTTGGGACGTATTTGCAATCTCTACTTATTTCTCTGTATCTACAGTATTCTGGTTCATGGGATTAATTCCTGACTTTGCAATGATTAGAGATAGAGCAAAAACACCTTGGACTAAGAAAATTTATACTTTCCTTGCATTTGGATGGGGTGGTAAAGCAAAACACTGGCAAAGATTCGAAGAACTTTCTTTGGTTCTTGCAGGTTTGGCAACACCGCTTGTATTCTCAGTACACACTACTGTATCTTTTGACTTCGCAACTTCAGTAATTAAAGGATGGCACTCTACCATTTATCCTCCTTACTTCGTAGCTGGAGCTATCTTCTCAGGATTCGCAATGGTACAGACGCTATTATTGGTTGCAAGAAAAGTTTGTCACCTTGAGGATTATATTACAATGTATCATATCGAGATTATGAATATCGTAATCATCTTAACAGGTGGTATGGTAACTGTAGCTTATGCAACAGAATATTTCATCGGATGGTATTCAGGTTCTAGATATGAAGACTTTACTTACCTTTCTCCTGGTGCAGCTGTTGGACCTTACTGGTGGGCATTCTGGTCTTTAATTATCTGTAACCTTGTTATCCCGGCTTCATTCTGGTTCAAGAGATTGAGAACAAATATTATCTGGACATTCATTGTTGCATTAATCATTAACATTGGTATGTGGTTTGAGCGTTTCGATATCATCGTAATTAACCTTTCTAGAGATTATTTACCAGGATCTTGGACGATGTTTAAGCCAACAATTATTGATGTGGGTGTATATCTAGGAACAATAGGATTTTTCTCTGTATTATTCCTATTATACGCAAGAACATTCCCTGTAATTGCACAGGCTGAATTGAAATCAATTTTGAAAATCTCAGGTGAAACTTATAAAGCAAAAGAAGGAGATGAGCACCACTAA
- a CDS encoding adenine phosphoribosyltransferase, whose product MVSKELIAKLEATIENIADFPIPGIQFKDISPVFLDPKLYEEVIKDFVQFSKGKVDAVCGIESRGYLFGIAIAVALDVPFILIRKKGKLPPPVISEKYDLEYGSAEIETREGQIKKGQRILIHDDLLATGGTTEAAAKLVEKQGAEVVQFSFLIGLKDLKGDDKLKKFGAEIYHILEY is encoded by the coding sequence ATGGTATCCAAAGAACTAATTGCCAAGCTGGAAGCAACTATAGAAAATATTGCAGATTTTCCTATTCCGGGAATTCAGTTTAAAGATATTTCACCTGTTTTTCTTGATCCTAAATTGTATGAAGAAGTCATTAAAGATTTTGTACAATTCAGTAAAGGTAAAGTAGATGCGGTATGCGGAATTGAAAGTCGTGGTTATCTTTTTGGGATTGCCATTGCTGTAGCATTGGATGTTCCGTTTATTTTAATCCGAAAAAAAGGAAAACTTCCGCCTCCTGTTATTTCAGAAAAATATGATTTGGAATACGGAAGTGCTGAAATAGAAACCAGAGAAGGACAAATAAAAAAAGGACAGAGAATACTCATACATGATGATCTTTTGGCAACCGGAGGAACTACAGAAGCTGCAGCAAAATTGGTAGAAAAACAAGGTGCTGAAGTCGTGCAGTTTAGTTTTTTGATTGGTTTAAAAGACCTAAAAGGGGATGATAAGCTAAAAAAATTTGGTGCAGAGATTTATCATATTTTAGAATATTAA
- a CDS encoding SPOR domain-containing protein: MKNLIKIFAFLSFTGFYTVDAQQVVKKDTLSGTALTLTMDTKVNDAISALENKCNNSTVSKTSDEETFTKPAKVFVPSRELTNAEICRRNPRILGYKIQITTVKSNDEANEIKTYFRKRFPNIKVETDASLRPNYKILAGSYFNKQSASGDLAKIKEYFKSATAVQYRVFCAEAK; the protein is encoded by the coding sequence ATGAAAAATTTAATAAAAATATTTGCTTTTTTATCTTTCACCGGCTTTTACACTGTTGATGCACAACAAGTTGTAAAGAAAGACACTCTATCCGGAACTGCTCTTACCTTAACTATGGATACTAAGGTAAATGACGCAATTTCTGCACTTGAAAATAAATGCAATAATTCTACAGTTTCTAAAACTTCGGATGAAGAAACCTTTACAAAGCCCGCAAAAGTGTTTGTTCCTAGCCGAGAACTGACCAATGCCGAAATTTGCAGAAGAAATCCTAGAATTTTAGGTTATAAAATACAGATAACAACTGTAAAAAGTAATGACGAAGCTAATGAAATTAAAACATATTTCAGAAAAAGATTTCCCAATATAAAGGTGGAAACAGATGCTTCACTTAGACCAAATTATAAAATACTTGCCGGAAGTTATTTCAACAAACAAAGTGCATCGGGAGATCTTGCAAAAATAAAAGAATACTTCAAATCTGCTACTGCCGTACAATACAGGGTTTTCTGTGCAGAAGCAAAATAA
- a CDS encoding DUF6080 domain-containing protein: MSFKSKLISFFKIVFPSTLAELLLFAFFVTMYGILGTYLAQHYRIIFDARIPWDAYFSFDNKAIVMTGGSFERHPLSYYFFNWVRELAFWVSNGKTGVGFRLTLAWLSNLTISLSLIQIFKYLKNIVEIPLWLSLLIVLFFSVFSTNILLSFTPETYTYTFFLLILYNYYTAIQIKKNKKIAGSAMVLAGVSIGGLTVTNIVKVFIPVLFEKDIFKSWKKFGNAVIRVVTTIVVFVLLYLYRIDFKYQNILSKSGEQYEKFSNVKSVPVWDMIVSYFFGGNILFPAFFIREKHNMKGFYYQALFMDVYTTFFQYAFIVILIGLVLWSYGKNFKNKLVQILMLSFLVDILIHCVLRFGLHTSYIYGGHFVFVFPLLLGWLFYSYKNSPKILSFLTAVVGVMLVFIIENNYIRMYEFFDFINQFYS; encoded by the coding sequence GTGTCATTTAAATCTAAACTGATTTCTTTTTTTAAAATTGTTTTTCCTTCAACTTTAGCAGAATTGCTATTGTTTGCTTTTTTTGTAACTATGTATGGTATTTTGGGTACTTATCTTGCTCAGCATTACAGAATAATCTTTGATGCAAGAATTCCTTGGGATGCTTACTTTAGTTTCGACAATAAAGCTATTGTAATGACCGGCGGAAGTTTTGAAAGACATCCTCTTTCTTACTATTTCTTTAACTGGGTTAGAGAATTGGCATTTTGGGTTTCCAACGGTAAAACAGGTGTGGGTTTCAGGCTTACATTAGCTTGGCTGAGTAATCTTACCATCAGCTTAAGTCTTATTCAAATTTTTAAATACCTAAAAAATATTGTAGAAATTCCGCTTTGGTTAAGTCTGTTAATTGTCTTGTTTTTCAGTGTGTTTTCCACAAATATTCTATTATCCTTTACTCCGGAAACTTATACGTATACATTTTTCCTTTTAATACTCTATAATTATTATACAGCTATTCAGATTAAAAAAAATAAAAAAATAGCTGGTTCTGCTATGGTTTTAGCTGGAGTTTCGATTGGCGGACTTACGGTAACCAATATTGTAAAAGTTTTTATCCCAGTTTTATTTGAGAAAGATATATTTAAAAGCTGGAAAAAATTCGGTAATGCAGTGATAAGAGTGGTAACTACAATTGTTGTTTTCGTTTTGCTGTATTTGTATCGAATAGATTTTAAGTATCAGAATATTCTTTCCAAATCTGGTGAGCAATATGAGAAATTTTCTAATGTGAAGTCGGTTCCGGTTTGGGATATGATTGTTTCATATTTTTTTGGAGGAAATATTTTGTTTCCTGCTTTTTTCATTCGTGAAAAACATAATATGAAGGGATTTTATTATCAGGCTTTATTCATGGATGTGTATACAACTTTTTTTCAGTATGCTTTTATAGTTATATTAATTGGGTTAGTATTATGGAGTTATGGTAAGAATTTTAAAAACAAATTGGTTCAGATTCTTATGCTTTCCTTTTTAGTAGATATTTTAATTCACTGTGTTTTGAGGTTTGGACTTCATACCTCGTATATTTATGGTGGACATTTTGTCTTTGTATTTCCTCTTTTATTGGGCTGGCTTTTCTATTCTTATAAAAACTCTCCCAAAATACTTTCTTTTTTAACCGCTGTTGTGGGAGTAATGCTTGTTTTTATTATTGAAAACAATTACATCAGAATGTATGAATTTTTCGATTTTATCAATCAATTTTACAGTTAA
- a CDS encoding c-type cytochrome, whose amino-acid sequence MLKMKKNILKITAVLGLTTVLLNSCGPKENAPLVYFPDMYFPVAYDPLMKAQDAYSDHENEIPAFVRNNGATGLSPVEGSVAQNKDGVFEEGKLPKTPDEYNAGYDASKAITTSPLNPANAAKDLERGKILFDHTCAACHGTGGDGQGTIVQSGAYSGVPNYADRDITVGSVHYVLTNGRNAMGSYAGQLNAGDRWRVAMYVINTFKKASAPAAATAAPDEKKETTETKK is encoded by the coding sequence ATGCTTAAAATGAAGAAAAATATTTTAAAAATTACAGCGGTTTTAGGTTTAACTACAGTTTTACTTAATTCTTGCGGACCAAAAGAAAACGCACCTCTTGTTTATTTTCCAGATATGTATTTCCCAGTAGCTTACGATCCTTTGATGAAAGCTCAAGATGCATACTCTGATCATGAAAATGAAATTCCTGCGTTTGTAAGAAATAATGGTGCTACTGGTCTTTCTCCTGTAGAAGGTTCGGTTGCTCAAAATAAAGATGGCGTATTTGAAGAAGGTAAACTTCCAAAAACACCAGATGAATATAATGCAGGATATGATGCATCAAAAGCAATTACCACTTCTCCGCTAAATCCTGCGAATGCTGCAAAAGATTTGGAAAGAGGAAAAATTCTTTTCGATCATACTTGTGCAGCATGCCACGGAACTGGTGGTGACGGACAAGGAACAATTGTACAAAGTGGAGCATATTCTGGTGTACCAAACTACGCAGATAGAGATATTACTGTAGGATCTGTACATTATGTATTAACAAACGGTAGAAATGCAATGGGATCTTATGCAGGTCAATTAAATGCTGGCGATAGATGGAGAGTTGCAATGTATGTAATTAATACATTCAAAAAAGCATCTGCTCCTGCTGCTGCAACTGCTGCTCCGGATGAGAAGAAAGAAACTACCGAAACTAAAAAATAA
- a CDS encoding DUF3341 domain-containing protein — translation MSTTKIVYGLYADDDDLMNGVKAFNDKGIAINEVYTPFPVHGLDKALGLKKTRISDAAFIYALYGVSIGATVTWYVMNHDWPQNIGGKPAFDWAHNMPAFVVPMFELMVFCAAHMMSLTFLVRNKMYPGAPAQNPDPRTTDDKFLMEFVTNDVESVKQLLIETGVEEITVKDA, via the coding sequence ATGAGCACCACTAAAATTGTATACGGACTTTATGCTGATGACGACGATTTAATGAACGGCGTTAAAGCATTCAACGATAAAGGAATCGCAATCAACGAAGTTTATACTCCGTTTCCGGTTCATGGACTAGACAAAGCTTTAGGCTTAAAGAAAACAAGAATTTCTGATGCTGCTTTTATTTATGCTTTATATGGTGTGAGTATTGGTGCAACTGTTACCTGGTATGTTATGAATCACGACTGGCCTCAGAATATTGGGGGTAAACCTGCTTTCGACTGGGCACACAATATGCCTGCATTTGTGGTTCCAATGTTTGAATTGATGGTTTTCTGTGCAGCACACATGATGTCTTTAACTTTCTTGGTTAGAAACAAAATGTATCCTGGTGCTCCAGCACAAAACCCAGATCCTAGAACAACGGATGATAAATTCTTAATGGAATTTGTTACCAATGATGTTGAATCTGTGAAACAGTTACTTATTGAAACAGGAGTAGAAGAAATAACCGTTAAAGATGCTTAA
- a CDS encoding quinol:cytochrome C oxidoreductase codes for MYSFSPKLKSASIILLVVGLVLFAVGFFMNKGMSTEKIEHMMEALHASGHTAPTHSSEMVGPQDHEAHLKHAELQVHNSPLAAIHFVAVFFFGVSCCVLFFYCIQHAAHAGWPIIITRVMEAIASYIPWGGAILIIIMILNITHNGHLFHWMDPELTREGSPEFDVILFEKKRFLNIPFYAVRTIIYVVGASFFAWKLKAMSKKVDETKSRVDYQYLYRWAVGYIAFFGFASAAWAWDWLMSIDPHWYSTMYIWYSMVSCLSSGIAVIILLSVFLKKNGFLPQFNDNHLHDLGVFLFATSMLWTYTWFAQFMLYWYANVPEEVNYFFGRFEHYSSTFLPMLIVNFVLPLLVLVSSSIKRNYKVVTTMAVIVICGHILDYFNMVMPGTVGPYWKTPEVLLLVLGSILFVAGLFMFTVLSALAKLKLIPTGNPYLHESEIYEYPF; via the coding sequence ATGTATAGTTTTTCACCAAAATTAAAATCAGCTTCTATAATACTTCTTGTTGTAGGTTTAGTTCTTTTTGCTGTTGGTTTCTTTATGAACAAAGGGATGTCAACAGAAAAAATTGAGCACATGATGGAGGCATTACATGCTTCAGGTCATACTGCTCCTACACATTCAAGCGAAATGGTGGGTCCGCAGGATCATGAAGCACATCTTAAACATGCTGAATTGCAGGTTCATAATTCACCATTAGCAGCTATTCACTTTGTAGCCGTATTCTTTTTCGGAGTTAGCTGCTGTGTATTGTTTTTCTATTGTATTCAGCACGCTGCACACGCAGGTTGGCCAATTATTATCACTAGAGTAATGGAAGCTATTGCTTCTTACATTCCTTGGGGTGGTGCTATTTTGATTATTATTATGATTCTTAATATCACGCACAATGGACATCTTTTCCATTGGATGGATCCTGAATTAACTAGAGAAGGTTCGCCGGAATTTGATGTAATCCTGTTCGAAAAGAAAAGATTCTTGAATATTCCTTTCTACGCAGTTAGAACAATTATCTACGTTGTTGGAGCTTCGTTCTTCGCTTGGAAACTTAAGGCAATGTCTAAAAAAGTAGACGAAACAAAGTCTAGAGTAGATTACCAATATCTTTACAGATGGGCAGTAGGATATATTGCATTCTTCGGATTTGCTTCTGCAGCTTGGGCATGGGATTGGTTAATGTCTATTGACCCTCACTGGTATTCTACAATGTATATCTGGTACTCAATGGTTAGTTGCCTTTCTAGTGGAATTGCTGTTATTATTTTACTAAGTGTATTCTTGAAAAAGAATGGTTTCTTACCACAATTCAACGATAACCACTTACACGATTTAGGCGTATTCCTTTTTGCAACAAGTATGCTTTGGACATATACTTGGTTCGCACAGTTTATGTTATACTGGTATGCAAACGTTCCGGAAGAAGTTAATTATTTCTTCGGAAGATTCGAACACTATTCTTCTACTTTCTTGCCAATGCTTATTGTAAACTTCGTATTGCCATTATTGGTATTAGTAAGCAGCAGCATCAAGAGAAATTACAAAGTAGTAACTACAATGGCTGTAATAGTTATTTGTGGACACATTTTAGACTACTTTAATATGGTAATGCCAGGAACGGTAGGTCCTTACTGGAAGACACCTGAAGTTCTATTGCTGGTATTAGGTTCCATATTATTTGTAGCAGGATTATTTATGTTTACTGTGCTTTCTGCATTAGCTAAATTGAAATTAATTCCTACAGGTAACCCTTACCTACACGAATCTGAAATTTATGAATATCCTTTCTAA